One Actinosynnema pretiosum DNA segment encodes these proteins:
- a CDS encoding phytoene/squalene synthase family protein has protein sequence MSVDRELDAADVRDPLLRDAYRRCRELNAEHGRTYYLATRLLHREQRPAVHALYGFARWADDVVDEVHDGRTARERAAGLSEVDRALTEGLDAGRSEHPVVAAVVDTARRYDIDRAHFTDFLHSMRMDLTVADYATYDDLAEYVHGSAAVIGLQVLPVLGTVVPRAEAEPAAAALGVAFQLTNFLRDVGEDLDRGRVYLPLDELAAFGVDRELLEWARRRDRTDPRVRKALAHQVARARSVYRQAEPGIAMLAPRSRPCVATAYRLYGRILDLIEDADYDVLSRRVVVSTGRRLAIALPALAKAAVARSA, from the coding sequence ATGTCCGTCGACCGAGAACTCGACGCCGCCGACGTGCGAGACCCGCTGCTGCGCGACGCCTACCGGCGCTGCCGGGAGCTGAACGCCGAGCACGGGCGCACCTACTACCTGGCGACCCGGCTGCTCCACCGCGAGCAGCGGCCCGCCGTGCACGCCCTCTACGGCTTCGCCCGCTGGGCCGACGACGTGGTCGACGAGGTGCACGACGGCCGCACCGCGCGCGAGCGGGCGGCGGGACTGTCCGAAGTGGACCGGGCGCTGACGGAGGGGCTCGACGCCGGGCGCAGCGAGCACCCGGTGGTGGCGGCCGTGGTGGACACCGCCCGCCGCTACGACATCGACCGGGCCCACTTCACCGACTTCCTGCACTCGATGCGGATGGACCTGACCGTCGCCGACTACGCCACCTACGACGACCTCGCCGAGTACGTGCACGGCTCGGCCGCCGTGATCGGCCTGCAGGTGCTGCCGGTGCTGGGCACGGTCGTGCCGCGCGCCGAGGCGGAGCCCGCGGCGGCGGCGCTGGGCGTGGCGTTCCAGCTGACCAACTTCCTGCGCGACGTCGGCGAGGACCTGGACCGGGGGCGGGTGTACCTGCCGCTGGACGAGCTGGCCGCGTTCGGCGTTGACCGGGAGCTGCTGGAGTGGGCGCGCCGCCGCGACCGCACCGACCCGAGGGTGCGCAAGGCGCTGGCGCACCAGGTCGCGCGGGCCCGGTCGGTGTACCGGCAGGCCGAGCCGGGCATCGCGATGCTGGCCCCGCGCTCGCGGCCGTGCGTGGCGACCGCGTACCGGCTGTACGGGCGCATCCTGGACCTGATCGAGGACGCGGACTACGACGTGCTGTCCCGGCGGGTCGTGGTGTCCACCGGGCGGCGGCTGGCGATCGCGCTGCCCGCGCTGGCCAAGGCGGCGGTGGCGCGGTCGGCCTGA
- a CDS encoding DUF5914 domain-containing protein has product MPYRMPLRRFSARPWPEQEPTWRDAKPALIEAALKRATARPSGNWYVVGASREITADRPFGRSIGGTEVVLWRGEDGGLLAGPGSCPHLGAPLCDGAVHAGKVVCRWHGLALGSGKFGGWSPYPAHDDGVLVWVRLDALGGEEPLPEPVLPERPPAPFVDAVATLVGRCEPDDVIANRLDPWHGAWFHPYSFANLSVLETPTEEQDRFLVEVTFKVAGKVGVPVIAAFSCPEPRTIVMHIVEGEGSGSVVETHATPLSPGRDGAARTAVVEATIAHSDRSGFGVARTVAPVIRPLMRMAAARLWRDDLDYAERRYALRSKGLFPG; this is encoded by the coding sequence ATGCCCTACCGGATGCCGCTGCGCCGCTTCAGCGCGCGCCCGTGGCCCGAGCAGGAGCCGACCTGGCGCGACGCGAAGCCCGCGCTGATCGAGGCCGCGCTCAAGCGGGCCACCGCCCGCCCGTCCGGCAACTGGTACGTGGTGGGCGCGAGCCGCGAGATCACCGCGGACCGCCCGTTCGGCCGGTCGATCGGCGGGACCGAGGTGGTGCTGTGGCGCGGCGAGGACGGCGGGCTGCTGGCGGGGCCGGGGTCCTGCCCGCACCTGGGCGCGCCGCTGTGCGACGGGGCGGTGCACGCGGGCAAGGTGGTGTGCCGCTGGCACGGCCTCGCGCTCGGGAGCGGGAAGTTCGGCGGCTGGAGCCCGTACCCGGCGCACGACGACGGGGTGCTGGTGTGGGTGCGGCTGGACGCGCTCGGCGGCGAGGAGCCGCTGCCCGAGCCGGTGCTGCCGGAGCGCCCGCCCGCGCCGTTCGTGGACGCGGTGGCGACCCTGGTCGGGCGCTGCGAGCCGGACGACGTGATCGCGAACCGGCTGGACCCCTGGCACGGCGCGTGGTTCCACCCGTACTCGTTCGCGAACCTGTCCGTGCTGGAGACGCCGACCGAGGAGCAGGACCGGTTCCTGGTCGAGGTGACGTTCAAGGTCGCGGGCAAGGTCGGGGTGCCGGTGATCGCCGCGTTCAGCTGCCCGGAGCCCAGGACGATCGTGATGCACATCGTGGAGGGCGAGGGCTCGGGCAGCGTCGTGGAGACGCACGCGACGCCGCTGTCGCCCGGCCGCGACGGCGCGGCCCGCACGGCCGTGGTGGAGGCGACGATCGCGCACTCGGACCGGTCCGGCTTCGGGGTGGCCCGCACGGTCGCGCCGGTGATCCGACCGCTGATGCGGATGGCCGCCGCGCGGTTGTGGCGCGACGACCTCGACTACGCGGAGCGGCGCTACGCCTTGCGCAGCAAGGGCTTGTTCCCCGGCTGA
- a CDS encoding FAD-dependent oxidoreductase: MTRDRRARRLPGPRGTAVASGEPPVVVVVGGGIAGLSAATVLSERGVRVVVCEREDYLGGRVGGWPTELADGSRVTMTRGFHAFFRQYYNLRSLLGRVDPTGSALVAMPDYPLWHAGGHREGFAGLPRSTPWNAAGFLLRSPTFRWRDLPGVDARAALPLLDVSVPRTYHELDHLDAAGYLERLRFPEAAHALAFEVFSRSFFAHPSRMSAAELATMFHIYFLGSAEGLLFDVAADPFPHGLWDPLARRITARGGEVRTGCAVESVRPGGPRRFAVRAGGEELHADAVVLALDVGGLKSVVSGSRLGSAKWRDRVAALESAPPFLVSRYWLDRPVWPDRPGFLGTSGYGALDNVTVLNSYEHEARAWAARTGGSVVELHGYSLPPGVDEEGARRGLLEQLRVVYPETREARVVDERHELRADCPLFPPGGFARRPGVRTPDDFLVLAGDLVRIDLPVALMERAATTGFAAANLLLERWGIAGQDLWTVPLRGRGPVLRRVARRWGRSPGPGEDDAVRPVLHTA; the protein is encoded by the coding sequence GTGACGCGGGACCGCAGGGCGCGCAGGCTCCCCGGCCCGCGCGGCACGGCGGTCGCGTCCGGCGAGCCGCCCGTGGTCGTGGTGGTCGGCGGCGGCATCGCCGGGCTGTCGGCCGCGACGGTGCTGTCCGAGCGCGGCGTGCGGGTGGTGGTGTGCGAGCGTGAGGACTACCTGGGCGGCCGGGTCGGCGGCTGGCCGACCGAGCTGGCGGACGGCAGCCGGGTGACGATGACGCGCGGGTTCCACGCGTTCTTCCGGCAGTACTACAACCTGCGCTCGCTGCTGGGCCGGGTCGACCCGACCGGGTCCGCGCTGGTGGCGATGCCGGACTACCCGCTGTGGCACGCGGGCGGGCACCGCGAGGGCTTCGCCGGGCTGCCGCGCAGCACGCCGTGGAACGCCGCCGGTTTCCTGCTGCGCAGCCCCACGTTCCGCTGGCGCGACCTGCCCGGCGTGGACGCGCGGGCCGCGCTGCCGCTGCTGGACGTGTCGGTGCCGCGCACCTACCACGAGCTCGACCACCTGGACGCGGCGGGTTACCTGGAGCGCCTGCGCTTCCCGGAGGCCGCGCACGCCCTGGCGTTCGAGGTGTTCTCCCGCAGCTTCTTCGCCCACCCCAGCAGGATGTCGGCGGCGGAGCTGGCCACGATGTTCCACATCTACTTCCTCGGCTCGGCCGAGGGCCTGCTGTTCGACGTGGCCGCGGACCCGTTCCCGCACGGGCTGTGGGACCCGCTGGCCCGCCGGATCACCGCGCGCGGCGGCGAGGTCCGCACCGGCTGCGCGGTCGAGTCGGTGCGACCGGGCGGGCCGCGCCGGTTCGCCGTGCGCGCGGGCGGCGAGGAGCTGCACGCGGACGCGGTGGTGCTGGCGCTGGACGTGGGCGGGCTCAAGTCGGTGGTGTCCGGCTCCCGGCTCGGCAGCGCGAAGTGGCGCGACCGGGTCGCCGCGCTGGAGAGCGCGCCGCCGTTCCTGGTGTCCCGGTACTGGCTGGACCGGCCGGTGTGGCCGGACCGGCCGGGGTTCCTGGGCACCAGCGGGTACGGGGCGCTGGACAACGTGACGGTGCTCAACTCCTACGAGCACGAGGCGCGGGCGTGGGCGGCGCGCACCGGCGGGTCCGTCGTGGAGCTGCACGGCTACTCGCTGCCGCCCGGCGTCGACGAGGAGGGCGCGCGGCGGGGGCTGCTGGAGCAGCTGCGGGTGGTGTACCCGGAGACGCGGGAGGCGCGGGTGGTGGACGAGCGGCACGAGCTGCGCGCGGACTGCCCGCTGTTCCCGCCGGGCGGGTTCGCGCGCAGGCCGGGTGTGCGCACCCCGGACGACTTCCTCGTGCTGGCCGGGGACCTGGTGCGGATCGACCTGCCGGTGGCGCTGATGGAACGGGCCGCCACCACCGGGTTCGCCGCGGCGAACCTGCTGCTGGAGCGGTGGGGGATCGCCGGGCAGGACCTGTGGACGGTGCCGCTGCGCGGGCGCGGACCGGTGCTGCGGCGCGTCGCGAGGAGGTGGGGGCGCAGTCCGGGGCCGGGCGAGGACGACGCGGTCCGCCCGGTGCTGCACACGGCCTGA
- a CDS encoding class I SAM-dependent methyltransferase yields MRVDQVPVAFDAAARGYDGLVGMNPGYHRDLRQAAARLRIPDRGRGARLLDLGCGTGASTAALLSVAPEAEITGVDASAGMIARARAKDWPESVRFVNARAEDLAEEGPFDGILAAYLVRNLAEPDPVLRSVFDLLKPGAAFVAHDYSVRDSWAGAAVWTAVCWSVIIPAGAVVTRDPKLYTYLWRSALRFDGAGRFRDRLRRTGFTAVSSTTAGGWQRGVAHTFRGVRA; encoded by the coding sequence ATGCGCGTTGATCAGGTGCCGGTCGCGTTCGACGCGGCGGCGCGCGGTTACGACGGCCTGGTCGGGATGAACCCCGGCTACCACCGGGACCTGCGGCAGGCCGCCGCGAGGTTGCGGATCCCCGATCGCGGCAGGGGAGCGCGGCTGCTCGACCTGGGCTGCGGCACGGGCGCGTCCACGGCGGCGCTGCTGTCGGTCGCGCCCGAGGCGGAGATCACCGGGGTGGACGCCTCGGCGGGCATGATCGCGCGGGCGCGGGCCAAGGACTGGCCCGAGTCGGTGCGGTTCGTCAACGCCCGCGCCGAGGACCTGGCCGAGGAGGGCCCGTTCGACGGGATCCTCGCCGCCTACCTGGTGCGCAACCTCGCCGAGCCCGATCCGGTGCTGCGCAGCGTCTTCGACCTGCTCAAGCCCGGCGCCGCGTTCGTCGCCCACGACTACTCGGTGCGCGACTCGTGGGCGGGCGCGGCGGTGTGGACGGCGGTGTGCTGGTCGGTGATCATCCCGGCGGGCGCGGTGGTCACCCGCGACCCGAAGCTCTACACCTACCTGTGGCGCAGCGCGCTGCGCTTCGACGGGGCCGGCCGGTTCCGGGACCGCTTGCGCCGCACCGGGTTCACCGCCGTCTCCAGCACCACCGCCGGTGGCTGGCAGCGGGGGGTCGCGCACACCTTCCGGGGCGTGCGGGCGTGA
- a CDS encoding lycopene cyclase domain-containing protein, with the protein MREYLIASAASVPLTALLELLVLRTGLFRKRAYWITMAVVLGFQVPVDGWLTKLDAPIVVYADWAASGLRFPWDIPVEDFLFGFSMVTVTLLLWERARARKTEHVDAR; encoded by the coding sequence GTGAGGGAGTACCTGATCGCCTCGGCGGCCTCGGTGCCGCTGACCGCGCTGCTGGAGCTGCTGGTGCTGCGCACCGGGTTGTTCCGCAAGCGCGCCTACTGGATCACCATGGCGGTCGTCCTCGGGTTCCAGGTCCCGGTGGACGGCTGGCTCACCAAGCTCGACGCGCCGATCGTGGTCTACGCCGACTGGGCGGCCAGCGGTCTGCGCTTCCCCTGGGACATCCCGGTCGAGGACTTCCTGTTCGGCTTCTCGATGGTCACGGTCACGCTCCTGCTGTGGGAGCGGGCCCGCGCGAGGAAAACGGAGCACGTGGATGCGCGTTGA
- a CDS encoding lycopene cyclase domain-containing protein, producing the protein MADRWHYLLVLLTCLLVTAPLEALGRGVYRRADDLVRAIGPVVVVFGVWDLVAIARGHWDFNTRFTTGVVLPGGVPVEELLFFVVIPLCSVLTYEAVQGTAALLGGRRRELEAVR; encoded by the coding sequence ATGGCGGACCGCTGGCACTACCTGCTCGTGCTGCTCACCTGCCTGCTGGTCACCGCGCCACTGGAAGCGCTGGGCCGGGGCGTGTACCGCAGGGCCGACGACCTGGTCCGGGCGATCGGCCCGGTCGTCGTGGTGTTCGGGGTCTGGGACCTGGTCGCCATCGCGCGCGGCCACTGGGACTTCAACACCCGCTTCACCACCGGCGTCGTCCTGCCCGGCGGGGTGCCGGTGGAGGAGCTGCTGTTCTTCGTCGTCATCCCGCTCTGCTCCGTCCTCACCTACGAGGCGGTGCAGGGCACGGCCGCCCTCCTCGGCGGGCGGCGGCGCGAGCTGGAGGCGGTGCGGTGA